One Spiroplasma endosymbiont of Dioctria linearis DNA segment encodes these proteins:
- a CDS encoding deoxynucleoside kinase, with translation MRIAIFGTVGAGKSTISEEISKRLGYEIFPEPIDNNPYFDDYYKNMEANVFKMQIYMLTARSQQIIAAKSLENVIFDRTILEDPIFVAVNHELKTMNDVDYKTYTDFYEHVVIPNLAHRATFDLVIYLKVSTNKAIQRIKERGRSQELNTPRQYWETLNKKYDDFFERRKHMFDFLVVDAETDNLETKMDFIMKKIYSIDPKLVK, from the coding sequence ATGAGAATAGCTATTTTTGGAACAGTTGGTGCAGGTAAATCAACTATTAGTGAAGAGATTTCAAAAAGACTAGGTTATGAAATATTTCCAGAACCAATTGATAATAATCCATACTTTGATGATTATTATAAAAATATGGAGGCTAATGTATTTAAAATGCAAATATATATGCTTACTGCAAGAAGCCAACAAATAATTGCAGCAAAATCTTTGGAAAATGTAATTTTTGATAGAACAATTTTGGAAGACCCAATTTTTGTTGCAGTTAATCATGAATTAAAAACAATGAATGATGTTGATTATAAAACTTACACTGATTTTTATGAGCATGTTGTTATTCCAAATTTAGCGCATAGAGCAACATTTGATTTGGTAATTTATTTAAAAGTGTCAACCAACAAAGCAATCCAAAGAATTAAAGAGAGAGGAAGAAGTCAAGAACTTAATACTCCAAGACAATATTGAGAAACATTAAATAAAAAATATGATGATTTCTTTGAAAGAAGAAAACATATGTTTGATTTTTTGGTAGTAGATGCGGAAACAGACAATTTAGAAACGAAAATGGACTTTATTATGAAAAAAATTTATTCTATAGATCCAAAATTAGTAAAGTAA
- the scpB gene encoding SMC-Scp complex subunit ScpB: MDKNKKIAIVEGLLFVSGDEGTTIEDLQFILNEASTNEIEIIIDKLVDKYKSDESCGLNIQKFAKNKFRLITKKENAEYYTKLANVKTESKLSTASIETLSIVAYKGPISRANVEDIRGVNCETIFYKLKLRNLIQEAGKSQDVGKPMLYKVTDDFLKYFNLNSLDELPKLKEAIEEEKDIFNRGS; the protein is encoded by the coding sequence ATGGATAAGAATAAAAAGATAGCAATAGTTGAAGGTTTATTATTTGTTAGTGGTGATGAGGGAACAACAATTGAAGATTTGCAATTTATATTAAATGAAGCTAGTACAAATGAGATTGAAATAATAATTGATAAATTAGTTGATAAATATAAGAGCGATGAGTCATGTGGTTTAAATATTCAAAAATTTGCAAAAAATAAATTTAGATTAATTACAAAAAAGGAAAATGCTGAATATTATACAAAATTAGCAAATGTAAAGACTGAATCAAAACTTTCAACAGCAAGTATTGAAACTCTTTCTATAGTTGCCTATAAAGGTCCAATTTCAAGAGCTAATGTTGAAGATATTAGAGGTGTAAATTGTGAAACAATCTTTTACAAATTAAAACTAAGAAATTTAATTCAAGAGGCTGGAAAATCTCAAGATGTTGGTAAGCCAATGCTATATAAAGTAACAGATGATTTTCTAAAATATTTTAATTTAAATAGCTTAGATGAGTTGCCAAAACTAAAAGAAGCAATAGAAGAAGAAAAAGACATTTTTAATAGAGGTTCATAA
- a CDS encoding pseudouridine synthase: protein MMEERLQKIIATRGYCSRRQAERLIEQGRVKVNGTVIREMGSKFDTNVKIDINNKNLDENKEKVYYLFNKPRLVLTTMHDPKDRKTVAEFFKDSKLRVYPVGRLDYDVSGALIMTNDGEFANFVMHPKYEFRKTYQALCKGKVHKYQIKKLVEGVIIDDDYKTKAIQARLLKYDEEYDESVIELTIAEGRKHHVKKMLVAADIYLRKLKRTQIEFLTIDDLPIGKFRELKSHEIKQFYGIYNSLKVKRGK, encoded by the coding sequence ATAATGGAAGAAAGATTACAAAAAATAATAGCCACTAGAGGTTATTGTTCAAGAAGACAAGCAGAGAGATTAATTGAACAAGGTAGAGTAAAAGTTAATGGAACTGTTATTAGAGAAATGGGTTCAAAATTTGATACAAATGTAAAAATTGATATTAATAATAAAAACCTGGATGAAAATAAAGAAAAGGTTTATTATTTGTTTAACAAACCTAGATTAGTATTAACAACAATGCATGATCCAAAAGATAGAAAAACTGTAGCAGAATTTTTTAAAGACTCAAAATTAAGAGTATATCCAGTAGGAAGACTTGACTATGATGTATCAGGAGCTTTAATTATGACAAATGATGGAGAATTTGCAAACTTTGTAATGCATCCAAAATATGAATTTAGAAAAACATATCAAGCATTATGTAAAGGAAAAGTTCATAAATATCAAATTAAAAAACTTGTAGAAGGTGTAATTATTGATGATGATTACAAAACAAAAGCAATTCAAGCAAGATTACTTAAGTATGATGAAGAGTATGATGAATCTGTTATTGAATTAACAATTGCAGAGGGAAGAAAACATCACGTAAAAAAAATGCTAGTTGCAGCAGATATTTATTTGAGAAAATTAAAAAGAACTCAAATAGAGTTTTTGACAATTGATGATTTACCAATTGGTAAATTTAGAGAACTAAAGTCACATGAAATTAAGCAGTTTTATGGAATTTATAATTCATTGAAAGTTAAGAGAGGTAAATAA
- a CDS encoding ABC transporter ATP-binding protein has translation MIKIENLSKKFEKNKWVLKNLNFEIAKGEAIGILGANGSGKTTLIEIISGISEPTEGKVNFISENKEIDNKIKESIGIQFQKGDWPFNTRGVDLLNLLISKKWNKDEYIKELINIFEVEDILTKRLSDLSGGQQQRFNSMISIIKKPKILILDELITGLDLKMQIKLVNFFDNLRKKEDITLIVISHIPEEIEKICNRIIVLNKGEIYRDESVKKIIKEYGSIRYFLEKYYEEIDDEK, from the coding sequence ATGATTAAAATAGAAAATTTATCAAAAAAATTCGAAAAAAATAAATGAGTTTTAAAAAACCTAAATTTTGAAATTGCAAAGGGAGAGGCAATTGGTATTTTAGGAGCAAATGGTAGTGGTAAAACTACTCTTATAGAAATAATATCTGGAATAAGTGAACCAACAGAAGGTAAAGTAAATTTTATAAGTGAAAATAAAGAAATTGATAATAAAATTAAAGAGAGTATTGGAATACAATTCCAAAAAGGAGACTGACCATTTAATACAAGAGGGGTAGATTTACTTAATTTGTTAATTTCAAAAAAATGAAATAAAGACGAATATATAAAAGAGTTAATTAATATATTTGAGGTTGAAGATATTTTAACTAAACGATTAAGTGACTTATCTGGTGGTCAACAACAACGCTTTAACTCTATGATATCAATAATTAAAAAACCAAAAATATTAATTTTAGATGAATTAATAACAGGACTTGACTTAAAAATGCAAATCAAACTAGTTAATTTTTTTGATAATTTAAGAAAAAAAGAAGATATTACTTTAATAGTAATATCTCATATACCTGAAGAAATTGAAAAAATATGTAATAGGATAATAGTTTTAAATAAAGGTGAAATTTATAGGGATGAAAGTGTAAAAAAAATTATTAAAGAGTATGGATCAATTAGATATTTTTTAGAAAAATATTATGAGGAAATTGATGATGAGAAATAA